From the genome of Indicator indicator isolate 239-I01 chromosome 17, UM_Iind_1.1, whole genome shotgun sequence, one region includes:
- the TMEM35A gene encoding novel acetylcholine receptor chaperone, with the protein MASPRTITIIALSVALGLFFVFMGTIKLTPRLSRDAYNEMKRAYKSYVRALPMLKKMGVSSILLRKSIGALEVACGIVMTLVPGRPKDVANFLLLLLVLAVLFFHQLVGDPLKRYAHALVFGILLTCRLLIARQPEEQPPEKRILSVNGDEQPLIHEAASEKGKMKVS; encoded by the exons ATGGCATCGCCCAGGACTATCACCATCATCGCCCTCTCGGTGGCCCTGGGGCTCTTCTTTGTCTTTATGGGGACCATCAAGCTGACCCCGCGGCTGAGCAGAGATGCTTACAACGAGATG AAACGAGCATACAAAAGCTACGTGCGGGCCCTCCCCATGCTAAAGAAGATGGGAGTCAGCTCCATCCTTCTCCGCAAGAGCATTGGTGCCCTAGAAGTGGCATGTGGCATTGTCATGACACTGGTGCCTGGTCGCCCCAAAGACGTGgccaactttctcctcctcctccttgtgctggctgTGCTCTTTTTCCACCAGCTAGTGGGGGATCCACTCAAGCGTTACGCCCATGCCCTAGTCTTTGGGATTCTGCTTACCTGTCGCCTGCTGATCGCCCGCCAGCCTGAGGAACAGCCACCAGAAAAGAGGATCCTGTCAGTGAATGGGGATGAGCAGCCACTCATCCATGAAGCAGCTTCTGAGAAAGGCAAAATGAAGGTATCCTAG